A genomic region of Sideroxydans sp. CL21 contains the following coding sequences:
- the fliS gene encoding flagellar export chaperone FliS, giving the protein MSVKNALKAYSHVGIESGITTADSHKLISMLYQGALLAIANARNAMLRKDMPVKGKSITHAIRIIGEGLQASLDKEVGGKLAQDLNALYDYMTVRLVEASSKNDTAMLDEVSGLLNEIKGAWDIIRPANSVAPAAVVPQQPAPVHKQAALVYGRG; this is encoded by the coding sequence ATGTCTGTCAAAAACGCACTTAAGGCTTATTCCCACGTTGGCATTGAATCCGGCATCACCACGGCCGATTCGCACAAGTTGATTTCGATGTTGTACCAGGGGGCCTTGCTGGCGATCGCGAATGCCAGAAATGCGATGTTGCGCAAAGACATGCCGGTAAAAGGCAAGTCCATCACCCATGCCATCCGCATCATCGGCGAAGGTCTGCAAGCCAGCCTGGACAAGGAAGTTGGCGGCAAGCTGGCACAGGATCTGAATGCGCTGTATGACTACATGACTGTGCGTCTGGTTGAAGCCAGCTCGAAAAACGATACCGCAATGCTGGACGAAGTGTCGGGCCTGTTAAATGAAATAAAAGGCGCCTGGGACATTATCCGTCCGGCGAATAGCGTGGCGCCGGCAGCTGTCGTACCACAACAGCCTGCACCTGTGCACAAACAAGCTGCGCTCGTTTACGGAAGGGGTTGA
- a CDS encoding flagellar protein FliT, protein MSLVLEDFQRLSGITGQMREAATVGEWDRLISLEQECKRKFEEIKPRDVIPSSAEERAQKLALLKKILADDAAIRNRTEGWMEQIRRIMQSNRSEQRLQQTYLANY, encoded by the coding sequence ATGTCATTGGTCCTCGAAGATTTCCAGCGTCTCTCCGGCATCACAGGGCAGATGCGCGAAGCCGCAACCGTCGGAGAGTGGGATCGCCTGATCTCGCTGGAGCAGGAATGCAAACGCAAATTTGAAGAGATCAAACCGCGCGACGTTATCCCTTCGAGCGCGGAGGAACGCGCCCAGAAGCTGGCGCTGCTCAAGAAAATCCTCGCCGACGATGCCGCCATACGCAACCGCACCGAGGGTTGGATGGAACAGATACGGCGCATCATGCAAAGCAACCGCAGCGAGCAACGCCTACAGCAGACTTATCTGGCCAATTACTAG
- a CDS encoding flagellar hook-length control protein FliK, with protein sequence MLPANLISTLKALSVTDKPLITATPDKGSIDVGKQFEPGQKVQGTVQAQVAPNVFNVRVATQLLQMQLPAFVRSGDTITLQVVSLQPRLTFTLAASSNPVSTPESLSAASRLLSSLSQQPLERSYVRPLQSSPLWTGEKVQPDTTQLAGKLHEALSQSGLFYESHQAQWIAGARPTAQLLLEPQNQLSQGAKNLETAQTGSGQQFAALNIPEHLQTLVQQQMSTLETHQVLWQGQVWQGQEMRWKVSEESPHRNAQGIEEGQWVTQINLDLPNLGGVSARLSFNGNALNLSFDVSDAQAREKLGNASSQLIAALSERGIPVVHTQITQTIIAQDN encoded by the coding sequence ATGCTGCCTGCCAACCTTATCTCCACGCTCAAGGCGCTATCGGTCACCGATAAACCGCTGATCACAGCGACACCGGACAAAGGTTCTATCGATGTCGGCAAGCAATTCGAGCCGGGGCAAAAAGTTCAGGGCACGGTGCAGGCGCAAGTCGCCCCCAACGTATTCAATGTCCGCGTTGCCACCCAGCTGCTACAAATGCAACTTCCAGCGTTTGTCCGCTCTGGTGACACGATCACCCTGCAAGTCGTTTCACTGCAACCGCGTCTGACGTTCACGCTGGCGGCATCCTCCAACCCCGTCTCCACCCCCGAGTCGCTCAGTGCCGCCTCGCGCCTGCTTTCCTCGCTTTCGCAACAGCCTTTGGAAAGAAGTTATGTGCGCCCTCTCCAAAGTTCTCCGCTATGGACCGGCGAGAAAGTACAACCCGACACGACGCAGCTTGCCGGAAAGCTGCACGAGGCGCTCAGCCAGAGCGGCCTGTTCTACGAGTCGCATCAGGCGCAATGGATTGCCGGCGCCCGCCCCACCGCACAACTGCTGTTGGAACCGCAGAACCAGTTGTCGCAAGGTGCAAAAAATTTGGAAACTGCCCAAACTGGAAGCGGGCAGCAGTTTGCCGCACTCAACATCCCTGAGCATTTGCAGACGCTGGTACAGCAACAGATGAGTACGTTGGAAACACACCAAGTGCTATGGCAAGGACAAGTATGGCAAGGCCAGGAGATGCGCTGGAAAGTCAGCGAAGAATCGCCCCATCGCAATGCGCAAGGGATTGAGGAAGGGCAGTGGGTCACCCAAATCAATCTGGACTTGCCCAATCTTGGCGGCGTCTCCGCACGTCTGAGCTTCAACGGCAATGCGCTAAACCTGTCGTTTGATGTGTCCGACGCGCAAGCGCGGGAGAAACTTGGCAATGCCAGCTCGCAATTGATAGCGGCCCTTTCCGAACGCGGCATCCCGGTCGTGCATACGCAAATCACCCAAACGATCATCGCGCAGGACAACTGA
- a CDS encoding EscU/YscU/HrcU family type III secretion system export apparatus switch protein has product MSTPDKPPSRQMAVALAYRNGDAAPKVVASGRGLIAQAIIERARENGVFVHESEELVSMLMQVELDQHIPPQLYLAVAELLAWLYRLERGETTSIPHTAPIINPLQSSQVKPRR; this is encoded by the coding sequence ATGAGCACGCCGGATAAACCTCCGTCCAGGCAGATGGCGGTCGCTCTGGCCTACCGCAACGGCGATGCTGCGCCCAAAGTGGTCGCCAGCGGGCGCGGACTGATTGCGCAGGCCATCATTGAGCGTGCCCGGGAGAACGGCGTATTTGTGCATGAATCGGAAGAACTGGTCAGCATGTTGATGCAGGTGGAACTGGATCAGCACATTCCGCCACAGCTCTATCTGGCCGTGGCCGAGTTGCTGGCTTGGCTATATCGTTTGGAAAGGGGGGAAACCACCTCAATTCCCCATACTGCGCCAATTATAAACCCGCTACAATCGTCACAAGTGAAACCACGTCGATGA
- a CDS encoding flagellar brake protein: protein MRTKEIPLKIELFSNDEENDYLVSNPKEIVSILQTVVERKSRVALYYNEGNSMVLTLILAAGENGVWVDAASNPLDNRHIERSKRIIFVTTHNQAKVQFIATDVMLGIYEDAPAFSLALPSKLLRLQRRDYYRLVTPDIDALKCIIRPVPGQTHIQHEVTVMDISIGGVALVCEASGIELQPGMVYEHCQIELPEIGKLEASIEVKNAFEITDRNGRVKRRAGCVFVKPDGKTTMLLQRYVAHMQQRQARNTKD from the coding sequence ATGCGCACCAAAGAGATTCCGCTAAAGATAGAACTGTTCTCCAACGACGAAGAAAACGACTACCTCGTCAGCAATCCCAAAGAGATCGTATCCATCCTGCAAACCGTCGTTGAGCGCAAATCTCGCGTCGCCCTTTATTACAACGAGGGCAACAGCATGGTGCTGACCCTGATTCTGGCGGCAGGCGAAAATGGCGTCTGGGTAGACGCGGCATCCAACCCGCTCGACAATAGGCACATCGAGCGCAGCAAGCGCATCATATTCGTGACCACACATAATCAGGCCAAGGTGCAGTTCATCGCCACCGATGTCATGCTGGGGATATACGAGGATGCACCCGCATTCAGCCTGGCCTTGCCAAGTAAACTGCTGCGCCTGCAACGGCGCGACTATTACCGGCTGGTCACCCCCGATATTGATGCTCTCAAATGCATCATCCGCCCCGTTCCCGGCCAGACCCATATCCAGCACGAAGTCACCGTAATGGATATCAGCATCGGCGGCGTCGCATTGGTCTGTGAAGCAAGCGGTATCGAACTGCAACCGGGTATGGTGTACGAACACTGCCAGATCGAACTGCCGGAAATCGGCAAGCTGGAAGCATCCATCGAAGTGAAGAATGCTTTTGAAATTACCGACCGCAACGGCAGGGTAAAACGTCGTGCGGGTTGCGTGTTCGTCAAGCCGGATGGCAAGACCACCATGCTGTTACAGCGTTATGTGGCGCATATGCAGCAGCGGCAAGCCAGAAACACAAAGGACTGA
- the fliE gene encoding flagellar hook-basal body complex protein FliE yields the protein MSMDVSNVDSLLSQMRAAVAATQGQPAQAPAATGGLDFANVLKSSLDGVNQAQHQATDLQQAFAMGDDKVSLSDTMIAMQKANISFQTTIQVRNKVVAAYNDIMNMQV from the coding sequence ATGAGCATGGATGTTTCCAACGTGGATAGTCTGTTAAGCCAGATGCGGGCGGCGGTGGCCGCAACTCAAGGGCAACCCGCCCAAGCGCCTGCAGCGACAGGCGGCCTCGATTTCGCCAATGTGCTGAAGTCTTCCCTGGACGGCGTCAATCAGGCGCAACATCAGGCGACAGACTTGCAACAGGCTTTTGCCATGGGTGACGACAAAGTGAGTCTGAGTGATACGATGATTGCCATGCAGAAAGCCAATATCTCGTTTCAGACCACTATACAGGTGCGGAACAAGGTGGTGGCTGCCTATAACGACATCATGAATATGCAGGTATAG
- the fliF gene encoding flagellar basal-body MS-ring/collar protein FliF, whose amino-acid sequence MADTDTANPSLTRLLLGMPSQQKLGLIVAVAATVALLAGLFMWGQTPDYRVLYANMSERDGGAVIEALQQQNIPYKFSEGGTLMVPADKVHEVRLQMAAKGLPKGGTVGFELMENQKFGTSQFLEQVNYQRALEGELARSVETMASVASARVHLAIPKQSVFVKEQQKPSASVVLALHAGSSLDAGQVSAIVHLISSSVPNMPSQGVTVVDQSGTLLSSARDSSAEQLMDATQLKYVRQIEQDYVKRIEDILIPITGVQNVRAQVTANLDFAQSEQTAETFKPNQPPNQAAVRSLQTLETMNGTPSTGGVPGALSNQPPVPATAPIAAPASAVAAAAAAATNTHKELTTNYEVDRTIQHTKLPVGSIKRLSIAVVVNNPSTTDKDGKTTSRPYTEAEKAQITALVKETVGFDAKRGDSLNLLNSAFNEQQEVIPETPIWKQPDTIAMAKDIFKYLLIAGGIGFLLFGIIKPAFKTITQQSAAQEAAQATYGQVSHSAGGATGQYTAQQSANSYEDNLQLAKQLAKDDPKIVATVVKEWVNKDE is encoded by the coding sequence ATGGCTGATACAGATACCGCGAACCCTTCTTTGACCCGGCTGCTGCTCGGCATGCCCAGTCAGCAGAAACTGGGTTTGATCGTGGCGGTCGCCGCCACGGTTGCACTGCTTGCAGGGTTGTTCATGTGGGGACAGACGCCGGATTACCGCGTGCTTTATGCAAACATGTCCGAACGTGACGGCGGAGCCGTCATAGAAGCCCTGCAACAGCAAAACATCCCCTACAAATTCTCTGAAGGCGGCACGCTGATGGTTCCGGCCGACAAAGTGCATGAAGTGCGCCTGCAGATGGCGGCAAAAGGCCTGCCCAAGGGTGGCACGGTCGGCTTCGAGCTGATGGAGAACCAGAAGTTCGGCACCAGCCAGTTCCTCGAACAGGTCAACTATCAACGCGCCCTGGAGGGCGAACTGGCCCGTTCGGTGGAAACCATGGCATCGGTCGCCAGTGCGCGCGTCCATCTTGCCATCCCCAAACAATCTGTTTTTGTCAAAGAACAGCAAAAGCCGAGCGCCTCGGTGGTGCTCGCGCTGCATGCCGGCAGTTCACTGGATGCGGGACAGGTGAGTGCGATCGTCCATCTGATCTCGAGCAGCGTACCCAATATGCCGTCGCAGGGCGTCACCGTGGTGGACCAGAGCGGCACCCTGCTAAGCTCCGCACGCGACAGCAGTGCCGAACAACTGATGGATGCGACGCAGCTCAAATACGTGCGCCAAATCGAACAGGATTACGTCAAACGCATCGAGGATATTCTGATCCCGATCACCGGCGTGCAAAATGTGCGCGCGCAGGTCACCGCCAATCTGGATTTTGCACAGTCGGAACAGACTGCAGAGACCTTTAAACCCAATCAGCCGCCCAATCAGGCCGCAGTGCGCAGCCTTCAAACATTGGAGACGATGAACGGTACGCCCAGCACTGGCGGCGTCCCCGGTGCGTTGTCCAACCAGCCGCCCGTTCCTGCGACTGCGCCCATTGCCGCACCGGCCAGCGCGGTTGCAGCTGCTGCAGCCGCTGCAACCAACACGCACAAGGAACTCACCACCAACTATGAAGTCGATCGTACTATCCAGCACACCAAGTTGCCGGTGGGTAGCATCAAGCGCCTGTCCATCGCGGTAGTCGTGAATAACCCCAGCACAACAGACAAGGATGGCAAGACCACTTCCCGCCCCTACACCGAAGCTGAAAAGGCCCAGATCACAGCACTGGTCAAGGAAACGGTCGGCTTCGATGCAAAACGCGGTGACAGCCTGAACCTGCTCAACAGCGCCTTCAATGAACAGCAGGAAGTGATTCCGGAAACCCCCATTTGGAAGCAACCGGACACCATCGCAATGGCAAAGGATATCTTCAAGTATCTGTTGATTGCGGGCGGCATCGGTTTCCTGTTGTTCGGCATCATCAAGCCCGCCTTCAAAACCATCACCCAACAGAGCGCCGCTCAGGAAGCGGCGCAGGCAACTTACGGGCAGGTCTCACATAGTGCAGGTGGCGCAACAGGACAATATACGGCCCAACAGTCGGCAAACTCTTACGAAGATAACCTGCAACTCGCCAAGCAACTGGCGAAAGACGACCCCAAGATCGTCGCCACGGTGGTCAAGGAATGGGTGAACAAAGATGAGTGA
- the fliG gene encoding flagellar motor switch protein FliG, whose amino-acid sequence MSDTGINKSAILLMTLGASEAAEVMKYLEPKEVQKISSAMVALKNLSREEITNVFDEFHQIAAGKTTYGMDSDEYIRDMLTKALGDDKAAGLLDRILHNSDTSGIESLKWMDPSSVADLIANEHPQIIATIMVHLEPDQAASVMALMTERTRNDVMLRIATLDSVQPTALHELNDVLTKLLTGNVVGKKSIKGGVKTAAEILNYMGNQDAVLESVRSHDSELAQKMMDEMFVFEDLLEVDDRGIQLVLREVQSESLIVALKGASEELREKVFKNMSQRAAEMLREDLEAKGPVKLSEVESEQKEILKVVRRLADEGQVVIGGKGEEAYV is encoded by the coding sequence ATGAGTGACACAGGCATCAACAAAAGTGCAATCCTGCTCATGACGCTGGGCGCAAGCGAAGCGGCCGAGGTGATGAAATATCTGGAACCGAAGGAAGTGCAGAAGATCAGTTCCGCCATGGTCGCGTTGAAGAACCTGTCGCGCGAGGAAATCACCAATGTGTTCGACGAATTCCATCAGATCGCTGCCGGAAAAACCACCTACGGCATGGACTCCGACGAATATATCCGCGACATGCTGACCAAGGCGCTGGGCGACGACAAGGCCGCAGGTCTGCTCGACCGCATCCTGCACAACAGCGACACCAGCGGCATCGAAAGCCTGAAGTGGATGGATCCCTCTTCCGTCGCCGACCTGATCGCCAACGAGCACCCGCAGATCATTGCCACCATCATGGTGCATCTGGAACCGGACCAGGCGGCCAGCGTAATGGCGCTCATGACCGAGCGCACCCGCAACGACGTGATGCTGCGCATCGCCACGCTGGACAGCGTCCAGCCTACCGCCCTGCACGAATTGAACGATGTTCTGACCAAGCTGCTTACAGGCAACGTGGTGGGCAAGAAGAGCATCAAGGGCGGCGTCAAAACCGCGGCCGAGATCCTCAATTACATGGGCAACCAAGATGCCGTGCTGGAATCGGTACGCAGTCACGATTCCGAATTGGCGCAAAAAATGATGGACGAGATGTTCGTGTTCGAAGACTTGCTGGAAGTGGACGATCGCGGCATCCAGCTGGTGCTGCGCGAAGTACAGTCCGAGTCGCTCATCGTCGCGCTCAAGGGCGCCAGCGAAGAACTGCGCGAGAAAGTCTTCAAGAACATGTCGCAGCGCGCTGCCGAGATGCTGCGCGAGGATCTGGAAGCCAAGGGACCGGTCAAGCTCAGCGAAGTCGAATCCGAACAGAAGGAAATTCTCAAAGTCGTGCGCCGTCTGGCCGACGAAGGTCAGGTAGTGATCGGCGGCAAGGGGGAGGAAGCCTATGTCTGA
- a CDS encoding flagellar assembly protein FliH: protein MSEFSVPARGTPAGTQPFHGDPSAAPEKLTAWQRWEAPNLATNGLRAGEVALPTAAQIEEIQRQAREEGFRTGHAEGVQKAIQEKQRLSELIDALETQVDEQVARELLELSLDVARQMLHQALKVNPELLLGVVREAIATLPHYNQGAHLVLHPDDAILVRERMGEQLSHSGWKIFEDARVERGGARLETANSQIDASPETRWNRIVAALGQETSWLLPE, encoded by the coding sequence ATGTCTGAATTCTCAGTACCCGCAAGGGGTACGCCGGCGGGTACCCAGCCGTTTCACGGCGACCCTTCCGCAGCCCCCGAAAAGCTTACCGCCTGGCAGCGCTGGGAAGCGCCGAACCTGGCCACAAATGGATTACGTGCAGGCGAGGTAGCACTGCCTACTGCCGCGCAGATCGAGGAGATACAGCGGCAGGCGCGCGAGGAAGGTTTTCGGACCGGCCATGCCGAAGGTGTGCAAAAGGCCATCCAGGAAAAGCAGCGATTGTCCGAGCTGATCGATGCACTGGAGACACAGGTGGATGAACAAGTCGCGCGCGAACTGCTCGAACTGTCTCTCGACGTCGCACGCCAGATGCTGCACCAGGCACTCAAAGTGAATCCCGAACTGTTGCTTGGGGTAGTCCGCGAAGCCATCGCCACACTGCCACACTACAATCAGGGCGCGCATCTGGTATTGCATCCGGACGATGCGATCCTGGTGCGCGAACGCATGGGCGAACAATTGTCGCATTCCGGCTGGAAAATATTCGAGGACGCCCGTGTCGAACGCGGTGGTGCACGTCTGGAAACTGCAAACAGCCAGATCGACGCATCGCCGGAGACCCGCTGGAACCGCATCGTGGCGGCATTGGGGCAGGAAACCTCATGGTTGCTACCGGAATGA
- the fliI gene encoding flagellar protein export ATPase FliI: MNRDLVAQSAPLLVSGRLTKVTGLVMEAVGLRMAVGSTCWIELPNNRIEAEVVGFAGDKLFLMPENDVQGLVPGARVIPSEPVRTPVTIGQRQPPRRRSADLARHLPVGEHLLGRVLDGAGRPLDQLGPLLESKSAPLQSRPINPLERAAIKDELDVGVRAINSLLTVGRGQRMGLFSGSGVGKSVLLGMMARYTSADVIVVGLIGERGREVKEFITDILGKEGLARSVVVAAPADTSPLMRLQGAAYATTIAEYFRDQGKNVLLIMDSLTRYAMAQREIALAIGEPPATKGYPPSVFAKLPQLVERAGNGVEGGGSITAFYTVLTEGDDQQDPIADSARAILDGHIVLSRRLAESGHYPAIDIEASISRAMNHLVSSQHFQQVQQFKHLYAHYQRNHDLISVGAYVKGSDPLLDSAIQLYPHMEHFLKQGMYESERYVSSMEKFSELFPNES, from the coding sequence GTGAACCGCGACCTGGTCGCGCAGAGTGCGCCCTTGCTGGTGAGCGGTCGACTGACCAAAGTCACCGGGCTGGTGATGGAAGCCGTCGGTTTGCGCATGGCGGTGGGGAGTACCTGCTGGATAGAACTGCCGAACAATCGCATCGAAGCCGAAGTCGTCGGCTTTGCCGGCGACAAGCTGTTCCTGATGCCGGAAAACGATGTGCAGGGTCTGGTTCCGGGTGCCCGTGTAATCCCTTCCGAGCCGGTGCGCACACCCGTTACCATCGGGCAGCGTCAACCGCCGCGCCGCCGTAGCGCCGACCTGGCACGTCATCTTCCGGTCGGTGAACATCTGCTGGGACGCGTACTGGATGGCGCCGGACGCCCGCTCGACCAGCTAGGGCCTTTGTTGGAAAGCAAGAGCGCACCGCTGCAAAGCCGCCCCATCAACCCGCTGGAGCGGGCCGCCATCAAGGATGAACTGGATGTCGGGGTACGCGCCATCAATAGCCTGCTGACCGTCGGACGCGGGCAACGTATGGGGCTGTTCTCCGGTTCGGGCGTTGGCAAAAGCGTGCTGCTCGGCATGATGGCGCGCTACACCAGCGCCGATGTGATCGTGGTCGGACTGATAGGCGAACGCGGCCGCGAAGTAAAAGAATTCATCACCGACATTCTGGGCAAGGAAGGGTTGGCGCGCTCAGTCGTGGTCGCCGCCCCTGCCGACACCAGTCCGTTGATGCGCTTGCAGGGTGCCGCCTACGCCACCACCATCGCCGAATATTTTCGGGATCAGGGCAAGAACGTATTGCTCATCATGGACTCGCTCACCCGCTACGCCATGGCGCAACGCGAGATCGCACTGGCCATCGGCGAGCCTCCGGCCACCAAGGGCTATCCGCCCTCAGTATTCGCCAAACTGCCGCAATTGGTAGAGCGCGCGGGTAACGGCGTGGAAGGCGGCGGTTCGATCACCGCGTTCTACACGGTACTGACCGAAGGCGACGACCAGCAAGACCCCATCGCCGACAGCGCGCGCGCCATCCTCGACGGCCATATCGTGCTGTCTCGCCGACTGGCGGAGTCCGGGCACTATCCCGCAATCGACATCGAAGCCTCGATCAGCCGGGCAATGAACCACCTGGTCAGCTCGCAACACTTTCAGCAGGTGCAGCAATTCAAGCATCTGTATGCGCATTACCAGCGCAACCACGACCTGATCAGTGTGGGCGCCTACGTAAAGGGCAGCGATCCATTGCTGGATAGTGCGATCCAGCTGTATCCTCATATGGAGCATTTCCTCAAACAAGGCATGTATGAGTCGGAACGATATGTTTCGAGCATGGAAAAGTTCTCCGAATTGTTCCCGAATGAAAGTTGA
- the fliJ gene encoding flagellar export protein FliJ, whose translation MKPFSLQPLVHLAQQKNDAATKKLGQLNQQHQTAQEKLDALQQYRRDYQVKFQEEAKNGMAPADMKNFQDFIARLDQAIQQQTAVIKQTNAGVQTGRSELMDATRKMKSFDTLAQRHVDAEKKQEAKSEQRIQDEHTGRFTAYRTAEKNGDQ comes from the coding sequence ATGAAACCGTTTTCACTACAACCTCTGGTTCACCTGGCGCAACAAAAGAATGATGCCGCCACCAAAAAGCTCGGCCAGCTCAACCAGCAGCACCAGACTGCACAGGAAAAGCTGGACGCCCTGCAGCAATATCGCAGGGACTATCAGGTGAAATTTCAGGAAGAAGCGAAGAACGGCATGGCGCCTGCCGACATGAAAAATTTCCAGGACTTCATCGCACGCCTGGATCAGGCCATCCAGCAACAGACAGCGGTGATCAAACAGACCAATGCGGGTGTGCAAACCGGGCGCAGCGAACTGATGGATGCGACACGCAAGATGAAATCTTTCGACACTCTGGCGCAGCGCCATGTCGATGCCGAAAAGAAACAGGAAGCAAAAAGCGAGCAACGCATCCAGGATGAACACACCGGACGTTTTACCGCTTATCGCACGGCTGAAAAAAACGGCGACCAATAA
- a CDS encoding flagellar hook-length control protein FliK, with amino-acid sequence MTNLPITTSTPQAATAPTQTPNAAASGDAQSNQPFGEVLARQINDPAAKDAKANDKLGAEALLQSAKDATDNKKSIPVAPDNTAALPTGMLAALMPQAINTAATSSTKPEISANAAQDKLGIGTLKANITAGVQADAANTAAVANHSAQVKEQSFVAAFTESANRTPVGMELNTASHAAITSLAAPKSDAAAIASLQNTAASIAAPVLQPVQLTINAPVTQNKWSDEFSQKITWLASANKDQTAELHLNPPQLGPLDVVIKVSGDQATALFTSPHAAVRDAIEQAMPKLREMMADNGIMLGNATVSDQTPRDQGQSGAQRSSVSPVSDIRSIPTGTGNSSARVSPISRHNGIVDTFA; translated from the coding sequence ATGACCAATCTTCCCATCACAACCAGCACACCCCAGGCAGCAACTGCCCCAACTCAGACGCCTAACGCTGCCGCAAGCGGCGACGCGCAGAGCAACCAACCTTTCGGTGAAGTCCTTGCGCGGCAGATCAATGATCCTGCCGCGAAAGACGCGAAAGCGAACGACAAACTGGGCGCCGAAGCGCTCTTGCAGTCGGCCAAGGATGCAACCGACAACAAAAAATCTATTCCCGTGGCCCCGGACAATACGGCTGCGTTACCGACCGGTATGCTGGCAGCCCTGATGCCGCAAGCCATAAACACCGCTGCAACTTCGAGCACCAAGCCCGAGATTTCTGCAAACGCTGCACAGGACAAGCTCGGCATTGGAACCCTTAAGGCCAATATTACCGCCGGTGTCCAGGCCGACGCGGCAAATACTGCCGCGGTTGCGAACCACAGCGCCCAAGTCAAGGAGCAATCGTTTGTTGCCGCCTTCACCGAATCGGCCAACCGAACTCCCGTCGGCATGGAATTGAACACGGCCTCACATGCAGCGATTACCTCTCTTGCCGCACCGAAATCCGATGCCGCTGCGATCGCTTCATTGCAGAACACTGCTGCCAGCATCGCCGCACCTGTCCTCCAGCCCGTGCAATTAACGATCAATGCACCTGTCACACAGAACAAATGGAGCGATGAATTCAGCCAGAAGATTACCTGGCTGGCTTCTGCCAACAAGGATCAGACCGCGGAACTTCACCTCAATCCACCGCAGCTGGGCCCGCTGGATGTGGTGATCAAGGTCAGCGGCGACCAGGCAACTGCGCTCTTCACCTCGCCCCACGCGGCGGTACGAGATGCGATCGAACAGGCCATGCCGAAATTGCGCGAAATGATGGCCGACAACGGCATCATGCTGGGCAATGCCACGGTCAGCGATCAGACTCCGCGCGATCAGGGCCAATCCGGCGCACAGCGCTCGTCCGTTTCTCCCGTCAGCGATATCCGCAGCATTCCGACCGGCACCGGCAATAGTAGCGCCCGGGTATCCCCAATCTCGCGCCATAACGGTATAGTGGATACATTCGCCTGA
- a CDS encoding flagellar basal body-associated FliL family protein: protein MATKPPAKPVAPAAKEEAPAAAPPKSKKMLIIGIVSLLVIVAGGAGWFFTRSHAPADAHADAPKVEAPHEAKFVSLGENFTVNLQREEGDQYLQAGITLKVLQPELEEKIKATMPEIRSKLLFLLSSKKPSELQTIEGKKKLISEIIAETDGVLGLSASPAATAPAHELAASGAASAPVVVAPPAVVEPNPKGVVDVLFTSFIIQ from the coding sequence ATGGCGACGAAACCCCCAGCCAAACCTGTTGCTCCAGCCGCCAAAGAAGAAGCACCGGCCGCCGCACCACCCAAAAGCAAGAAAATGCTGATCATCGGCATCGTCTCGTTGCTGGTGATCGTCGCAGGAGGAGCGGGCTGGTTCTTCACCAGGAGTCATGCTCCGGCTGATGCACACGCGGATGCACCCAAAGTGGAAGCTCCCCATGAAGCGAAATTCGTTTCCCTGGGCGAGAACTTCACTGTCAACCTGCAACGCGAAGAAGGAGACCAATACCTGCAGGCAGGCATCACGCTGAAGGTGCTGCAACCGGAACTGGAAGAAAAAATCAAAGCCACGATGCCCGAGATCCGCAGCAAGTTGTTGTTCCTGCTTTCCAGCAAGAAACCTTCCGAACTCCAGACTATAGAAGGCAAAAAGAAACTGATCTCCGAAATCATCGCCGAGACCGATGGCGTGCTCGGCCTGAGCGCTTCGCCCGCCGCAACCGCTCCGGCACATGAGCTTGCAGCCTCGGGCGCCGCCTCCGCACCAGTGGTTGTCGCGCCCCCTGCTGTTGTCGAACCCAACCCCAAGGGTGTGGTGGACGTATTGTTCACCTCGTTCATTATCCAGTAA